A region of Rhizobium indicum DNA encodes the following proteins:
- a CDS encoding acid phosphatase, with the protein MKRLKLLHSICLAGSAIVPVAVATAAHAAPAGYDKIDNVVVIYAENRSFDNLYGSFPGADGLSNATADRARQLDRDGQPLSELPPAWGGLTAKGVTPAVTEAQSAHLANASFAIDDPKGFAEAPSVITRDLWHRFYQEQMQIDGGKNDKFVAWADSGSLVMGHYDGSILPMWQVAKKYVMADNFFQGAFGGSFLNHFALVCACTPYYPDADKSPAKPTIAKVDADGTSLTVAENAPKSALEGAPKFVSDGTLTPDFYAVNTMQPPYQPSANPPAKDGDAAYADPAASTTLPPQHEITIGDLMSLKGVSWAWYSGAWQAALDGKNATPVPNFQFHHQPFNYFANFAPGTPARAEHLKDGGLGGEAFLKDIDDGKLPAVSFYKPQGNLNEHGGYADVASGDQHLADIVSHLEKSPQWGHMLVIVTYDENGGFWDHVTPPKADRWGPGNRIPAFIISPFAKGGMVDHTQYDTTSIIRFITARYDLPVLPGVIARDKALRNNDRPPMGDLTAALDLTH; encoded by the coding sequence GTGAAAAGACTGAAACTCCTCCACTCGATCTGTCTCGCCGGATCGGCCATCGTGCCGGTTGCAGTGGCGACGGCAGCCCATGCGGCGCCGGCCGGTTACGACAAGATCGACAATGTCGTCGTCATCTATGCCGAAAACCGCAGCTTCGATAATCTCTACGGCAGCTTTCCCGGCGCCGACGGGCTCTCGAACGCGACCGCCGATCGCGCCCGCCAGCTCGACCGCGATGGCCAGCCGCTGTCCGAACTGCCGCCGGCCTGGGGCGGCCTCACCGCCAAGGGTGTGACGCCTGCCGTCACCGAGGCGCAGTCGGCCCATCTCGCCAACGCCTCCTTCGCGATCGACGATCCAAAGGGGTTCGCAGAGGCGCCTTCGGTCATCACCCGCGACCTCTGGCATCGCTTCTACCAGGAGCAGATGCAGATCGACGGCGGCAAGAACGACAAGTTCGTCGCCTGGGCCGATTCCGGCAGCCTGGTCATGGGCCATTACGACGGCTCCATCCTGCCGATGTGGCAGGTCGCCAAGAAATACGTCATGGCCGATAATTTCTTTCAGGGCGCCTTTGGCGGTTCGTTCCTCAACCATTTCGCACTGGTCTGCGCCTGCACGCCCTATTATCCGGATGCCGACAAGAGCCCGGCCAAGCCCACCATCGCCAAGGTCGATGCGGACGGCACGTCGCTGACCGTGGCGGAGAACGCCCCGAAGTCGGCTCTGGAGGGCGCACCCAAATTTGTCTCCGACGGCACGCTGACCCCCGACTTCTACGCCGTCAACACCATGCAGCCGCCCTACCAGCCGAGCGCCAATCCGCCGGCCAAAGATGGTGATGCGGCCTATGCCGATCCGGCGGCCTCAACGACGCTGCCGCCGCAGCATGAAATCACCATCGGCGACCTCATGTCGCTGAAGGGGGTCAGCTGGGCCTGGTATAGCGGCGCCTGGCAGGCAGCTCTGGACGGCAAGAACGCCACCCCGGTGCCGAACTTCCAGTTCCATCACCAGCCGTTCAACTATTTCGCCAATTTCGCGCCGGGCACGCCGGCGCGTGCGGAGCATCTGAAAGACGGCGGCCTTGGCGGCGAAGCCTTCCTCAAGGATATCGACGATGGCAAGCTGCCGGCGGTTTCCTTCTATAAACCGCAGGGCAACCTCAACGAACATGGCGGTTATGCCGATGTTGCGAGCGGCGACCAGCATCTTGCCGATATCGTTTCCCACCTCGAGAAGAGCCCGCAATGGGGCCATATGCTCGTCATCGTCACCTATGACGAGAATGGTGGCTTCTGGGATCACGTCACGCCACCGAAGGCAGATCGCTGGGGTCCGGGCAACCGCATTCCGGCCTTCATCATCTCGCCCTTCGCCAAGGGCGGCATGGTCGATCACACCCAGTACGACACGACGTCGATCATCCGCTTCATCACCGCGCGCTACGATCTGCCGGTGCTGCCCGGCGTCATCGCCCGCGACAAGGCACTGCGCAACAACGACCGCCCGCCAATGGGTGACCTGACGGCCGCGCTCGACCTGACGCATTGA
- a CDS encoding carbohydrate ABC transporter permease, whose translation MSVSANPDGALAKRVERRGLFRSWHFEPYGLVMPAMLILAIFFAGPAFYNIALSFQELSLFDLGKPGQWVGFANFVTVLKDEGIAGALFNTAFLLTFVTVVIRLALGLALAILLNAEVFARWRIGWLVRSLVLVPFVTPPVVAVAAWKWLLDPRYGAVNQFLLSTGLIDRGIPFLSRTSTVWGAVETMLIWRELPFVIITFLAALQSIPRELREAARIDGASEFQIHLRIILPMLKPVIAVVALLTTIWTFNNFVYVWLATRGGPGDYTQVLATKMYTVSFVDYRVGEGAAIGVLMSLMMFAFALIYLGVLSRRKRGASS comes from the coding sequence ATGTCTGTTTCCGCAAACCCGGACGGCGCGCTGGCCAAGCGCGTCGAAAGACGAGGATTATTCCGGAGTTGGCATTTCGAGCCTTATGGCCTGGTCATGCCGGCGATGCTCATCCTGGCAATCTTTTTCGCCGGCCCGGCATTCTACAATATTGCGCTGAGCTTTCAGGAACTCAGTCTTTTCGATCTGGGAAAGCCGGGTCAGTGGGTCGGCTTTGCCAACTTTGTCACCGTCCTCAAAGATGAAGGAATTGCCGGCGCGTTGTTCAACACGGCTTTCCTGCTGACATTCGTGACGGTCGTCATTCGACTGGCACTCGGACTTGCGCTCGCGATCCTTCTCAACGCTGAGGTCTTTGCCAGATGGCGCATCGGCTGGCTCGTCCGGTCGCTGGTCCTTGTCCCCTTCGTAACGCCGCCGGTCGTCGCCGTCGCCGCCTGGAAGTGGCTGCTCGACCCCCGCTACGGCGCGGTCAACCAGTTTCTCTTATCGACTGGGCTCATCGACAGGGGAATTCCGTTTCTTTCCAGGACGTCGACGGTCTGGGGGGCGGTCGAAACCATGTTGATCTGGCGCGAGCTTCCTTTCGTCATCATCACTTTCCTCGCGGCGCTGCAGTCGATTCCGAGGGAACTCAGGGAAGCGGCCCGCATCGACGGGGCGTCCGAGTTTCAGATACACCTGCGCATCATCCTGCCGATGCTGAAGCCCGTGATCGCGGTGGTCGCGCTGCTGACGACGATCTGGACCTTCAACAATTTCGTCTACGTCTGGCTCGCCACACGGGGAGGGCCGGGCGACTACACGCAGGTTCTGGCAACGAAGATGTATACGGTTTCGTTTGTCGACTATCGCGTCGGCGAGGGTGCCGCCATCGGCGTTCTGATGAGCTTGATGATGTTCGCCTTTGCGCTCATCTACCTCGGGGTTCTCTCCCGCAGGAAACGGGGAGCGTCGTCATGA
- a CDS encoding ABC transporter substrate-binding protein, producing MFKNSIGRQLIFAATTAASMIFAIAPSAAQDKVQLTFRQFDPPTEIQGLIAAVDAWNSSHPDVQVKLETMSGGDTLAQLAREIPAGAGPDVQQLAFVWTRDLARSKLLLDLSPLIQSNAPGAGTDDFLALDLATLDDKIFGLPWTADTFSMAYRPDLLQAAGVSNFPDSWDDLAATAKKLTTEGGGTEQYGFCFPAGSAPDSGMWTLVNYYLWSNGSTLVAEESPGKWKVSVTPQQLAAAMNYFNQFFVDGTAPENLITVNAWGDPELIGGLGRGDCAITFFPPQTFRAAQKQSDNPLLTAPIPKGTEKRISHLGGRALGINPNTKHQKEAWEFVKYLVGPETFKTYNQYPSQKSLLSQLQFPPAEQGYVTMLPLAQTFERYISSPIKVSSMTALINREFGAVFSGQRNPDEAADVIIKELNDLLARGKG from the coding sequence ATGTTTAAAAATAGCATAGGCCGACAGCTGATTTTCGCCGCGACGACGGCGGCGTCGATGATCTTTGCGATCGCTCCATCGGCCGCACAGGACAAGGTCCAACTGACGTTTCGTCAATTCGATCCCCCAACCGAAATTCAAGGCCTGATTGCCGCCGTCGATGCCTGGAATTCCAGTCATCCCGATGTCCAGGTTAAATTGGAGACGATGTCGGGCGGCGACACGCTTGCCCAGTTGGCGCGCGAAATTCCCGCCGGTGCGGGACCGGATGTTCAGCAGCTGGCTTTCGTGTGGACGCGTGATCTGGCGCGATCGAAGCTGCTTCTCGATCTCAGTCCTCTCATCCAATCGAATGCGCCTGGAGCTGGCACCGACGATTTTCTGGCTCTCGACCTCGCCACCCTCGACGATAAGATCTTCGGCCTGCCATGGACGGCAGATACATTCTCGATGGCCTATCGCCCTGATCTCCTGCAGGCAGCCGGTGTCTCAAACTTTCCAGATAGCTGGGATGATCTTGCTGCAACTGCCAAGAAATTGACCACCGAAGGTGGCGGAACTGAACAATACGGTTTCTGCTTCCCCGCAGGCAGCGCACCCGACAGCGGCATGTGGACGCTTGTGAATTATTACCTCTGGAGCAATGGCTCGACCCTGGTCGCGGAGGAAAGCCCGGGGAAATGGAAAGTGTCCGTGACGCCCCAGCAACTGGCGGCGGCAATGAACTATTTCAATCAGTTTTTCGTGGATGGAACAGCACCCGAAAACCTCATCACCGTGAATGCGTGGGGCGATCCCGAGCTGATCGGCGGGCTCGGCCGAGGCGATTGCGCGATCACGTTCTTTCCGCCGCAAACCTTCAGGGCCGCCCAGAAACAATCGGACAACCCCCTGCTGACCGCACCTATTCCGAAAGGGACGGAGAAGCGCATCTCCCATCTTGGCGGACGTGCGCTGGGCATCAATCCCAACACCAAGCATCAGAAGGAGGCCTGGGAGTTCGTCAAATATCTCGTCGGCCCCGAGACCTTCAAAACCTACAACCAATATCCCTCGCAGAAGTCGCTGCTTTCACAGCTCCAGTTTCCTCCGGCCGAGCAGGGCTATGTGACGATGCTGCCATTGGCGCAGACCTTCGAGCGGTACATCTCTTCCCCGATCAAGGTGTCGAGCATGACAGCCCTTATCAATCGCGAGTTCGGCGCCGTATTCTCCGGGCAGCGCAATCCTGATGAGGCTGCGGATGTCATCATCAAGGAACTCAACGACTTGCTCGCCCGCGGCAAGGGCTGA
- a CDS encoding 3-oxoacid CoA-transferase subunit B has translation MTIDHSSINTREDIKLSNAQIAWRAAQDIADGAYVNLGIGFPEMVARYQPPGRQAIFHTENGILNFGEPPAAGEEDWDLINAGKKAVTLKPGAAFFHHADSFAMVRGGHLDVAILGAYQVAQSGDLANWRVGSKGVPAVGGAMDLVHGAKQVCVITEHVTKTGEPKLVEKCTFPLTGVACITRLYTSHAVIDIVKGRFVLREKLAAMSQEELQAMTGAPLHVEGPVGDLVVPQL, from the coding sequence ATGACCATCGATCACAGCTCCATCAACACCCGCGAAGACATCAAGCTTTCCAATGCGCAGATCGCCTGGCGCGCCGCGCAGGACATCGCCGACGGCGCCTATGTGAACCTCGGCATCGGCTTTCCCGAAATGGTCGCCCGCTATCAGCCGCCCGGCCGTCAGGCGATCTTCCACACCGAAAACGGCATCCTGAATTTCGGCGAACCGCCGGCGGCCGGCGAGGAGGACTGGGACCTGATCAACGCCGGCAAGAAGGCGGTGACGCTGAAGCCGGGTGCTGCCTTCTTCCATCACGCCGACAGCTTCGCCATGGTCCGCGGCGGCCATCTCGACGTCGCGATCCTCGGCGCCTATCAGGTTGCCCAGAGCGGTGACCTTGCCAACTGGCGGGTGGGCAGCAAGGGCGTGCCGGCCGTCGGCGGCGCCATGGACCTCGTGCACGGCGCCAAGCAGGTCTGCGTCATTACCGAGCACGTCACCAAGACAGGCGAGCCGAAGCTGGTGGAGAAATGCACCTTCCCGCTGACCGGCGTCGCCTGCATCACCCGTCTCTATACCAGCCACGCCGTCATCGACATCGTCAAGGGACGCTTCGTCCTGCGCGAGAAGCTGGCCGCGATGTCGCAGGAGGAATTGCAGGCCATGACCGGCGCGCCGCTGCATGTCGAGGGGCCGGTTGGCGACCTCGTCGTCCCGCAACTCTAA
- a CDS encoding GNAT family N-acetyltransferase: MLIRPADKNDQSAIWRIIGPTIRAGETYALDRDLSEADALAYWMGPDRETFVAEEDGAILGTYYIKANQAGGGRHVCNCGYMTDAAASGRGVARLMHEHSLDHARLQGFRAMQFNFVVSSNDRAVGLWQSLGFDIVGRLPGVFLHPTQGYVDALVMFRTL; the protein is encoded by the coding sequence ATGCTGATCCGACCCGCAGACAAGAACGATCAAAGCGCCATCTGGAGGATCATCGGTCCGACGATCCGCGCCGGCGAAACCTATGCGCTCGATCGCGATCTGAGCGAAGCCGATGCGCTGGCTTACTGGATGGGACCGGACCGCGAGACCTTCGTCGCCGAAGAGGATGGTGCGATCCTCGGCACATATTACATCAAGGCCAACCAGGCAGGCGGCGGCAGGCATGTCTGCAACTGCGGCTACATGACCGATGCTGCCGCGAGCGGCCGTGGCGTCGCCCGGCTGATGCATGAGCATTCCCTGGACCATGCCCGCTTGCAGGGCTTTCGGGCGATGCAGTTCAATTTCGTCGTCAGCAGCAACGATCGCGCGGTTGGGCTGTGGCAATCTCTCGGCTTCGATATCGTCGGCCGGCTTCCTGGCGTCTTCCTTCATCCGACGCAGGGTTATGTCGACGCATTGGTTATGTTTCGCACGCTTTGA
- a CDS encoding LysR family transcriptional regulator yields the protein MRELRQFVEVANQRSISRAAKKLNISQPALSRAIRQLEDSYGVPLFNRTGAGVELSVYGSALYSRAVRILPALDEAKEEIEHLQGRAKAVIRVATGDLWGLVILPGIIKAFSRTHPGVVVHVEIADDGTRFEGMRHGVYDLVFGTLSYKYEAVMQVEFETLARQATYIYCDKDHHLAKAATVTLDDLLRQRWISPGYGDDEGPGQLERQTRDFAVRVDSMLQALLIMQGSPLVMAASSGFVKLFDGFGIRPVMFQDHGRVQESGAIYFPRALEKSPVRDFLRLVRGSMPLLALPEFSLIETA from the coding sequence ATGCGGGAGCTACGCCAATTCGTCGAAGTGGCAAACCAGCGATCGATCTCGCGTGCCGCCAAGAAGCTGAATATTTCGCAGCCGGCGCTTTCCCGGGCGATCCGGCAACTCGAAGACAGCTACGGCGTTCCGCTGTTCAACAGGACCGGAGCCGGCGTCGAATTGAGTGTTTACGGTTCAGCCCTTTATAGCCGGGCAGTGCGGATATTGCCGGCGCTCGATGAAGCGAAAGAAGAGATCGAACACCTTCAGGGTCGCGCCAAGGCCGTTATTCGGGTGGCCACCGGCGATCTTTGGGGGCTCGTGATATTGCCGGGGATCATAAAAGCCTTCAGCCGGACGCATCCGGGTGTCGTCGTCCACGTCGAGATAGCCGATGACGGCACGCGTTTCGAGGGAATGCGGCACGGCGTCTACGATCTCGTCTTCGGAACGCTCTCCTACAAATATGAAGCCGTCATGCAGGTCGAGTTCGAAACCCTGGCAAGACAGGCGACCTACATCTACTGCGACAAGGATCACCACCTGGCCAAAGCGGCAACTGTCACCCTCGATGATCTTCTGCGTCAGCGCTGGATCAGTCCCGGTTACGGAGATGATGAAGGGCCTGGTCAGCTCGAGCGTCAGACCCGAGATTTTGCCGTACGTGTGGACTCCATGCTGCAGGCTCTGTTGATCATGCAGGGTTCGCCGCTGGTGATGGCCGCCTCCAGCGGCTTTGTGAAATTATTCGATGGATTCGGGATCAGACCCGTGATGTTCCAGGACCACGGCCGGGTACAGGAATCGGGCGCAATCTATTTTCCGCGCGCACTCGAAAAATCCCCGGTCCGCGATTTCCTGCGTCTGGTGCGTGGTTCGATGCCGTTGTTGGCGTTGCCTGAATTCTCGCTCATTGAAACTGCGTGA
- the pcaF gene encoding 3-oxoadipyl-CoA thiolase, with translation MTEAFICDYIRTPIGRFAGSLSQVRADDLGAIPLKALMERNAAVDWEAVDDVIFGCANQAGEDNRNVARMSALLAGLPITVPGTTINRLCGSGMDAVITAARAIRAGEAELMIAGGVESMSRAPFVMPKAETAFSRAAEIHDTTIGWRFVNPLMKKQYGVDSMPETGENVAEDYHVSREDQDAFAVRSQAKAAAAQANGRLAKEITPVTIPQRKGDPVVVDKDEHPRATTIETLAKLATPFKKDGGTVTAGNASGVNDGAAALIVASQAAARKYGLTPIARILGGAAAAVPPRVMGVGPIPASRKLMARLGMTQEQFDVIELNEAFASQGLAVLRALGIADDDERVNRNGGAIALGHPLGMSGARITGTAALELLETGGQYSLSTMCIGVGQGIAIALERV, from the coding sequence ATGACCGAAGCCTTTATCTGCGACTATATCAGAACGCCGATCGGCCGCTTCGCCGGCTCGCTGTCCCAGGTGCGGGCCGACGATCTCGGTGCGATCCCACTGAAGGCGCTGATGGAACGAAATGCCGCCGTCGACTGGGAAGCCGTCGACGATGTGATCTTCGGCTGCGCCAATCAGGCGGGCGAGGACAATCGCAATGTCGCGCGCATGTCGGCCCTGCTGGCTGGTCTTCCGATCACAGTTCCGGGCACGACGATCAACCGGCTCTGCGGCTCCGGCATGGATGCTGTGATCACCGCGGCGCGCGCCATCCGCGCCGGTGAGGCCGAGCTGATGATCGCTGGTGGCGTCGAGAGCATGTCGCGCGCGCCCTTCGTCATGCCGAAGGCCGAGACGGCCTTTTCACGCGCGGCCGAAATTCACGACACGACGATCGGCTGGCGCTTCGTCAATCCGCTGATGAAGAAGCAGTACGGCGTCGATTCCATGCCGGAGACCGGCGAGAATGTCGCCGAGGACTATCATGTCAGCCGCGAAGACCAGGATGCCTTCGCAGTGCGAAGCCAGGCGAAGGCGGCCGCCGCCCAGGCAAACGGACGGCTGGCGAAGGAGATCACGCCGGTGACCATCCCGCAGCGCAAGGGCGATCCTGTTGTCGTCGACAAGGACGAGCATCCGCGCGCGACGACGATCGAAACGCTGGCGAAACTCGCCACGCCTTTCAAAAAGGACGGCGGCACGGTGACGGCGGGCAATGCTTCCGGTGTCAATGACGGGGCGGCGGCGCTGATCGTCGCTTCCCAAGCGGCGGCGCGGAAATACGGCCTGACACCAATCGCGCGTATCCTTGGGGGCGCGGCTGCCGCGGTTCCGCCAAGGGTGATGGGTGTCGGGCCGATCCCGGCCTCGCGCAAGCTGATGGCGCGGCTCGGCATGACCCAGGAGCAGTTCGACGTGATCGAACTCAACGAAGCCTTTGCCAGCCAGGGGCTGGCGGTGCTGCGCGCGCTCGGCATTGCTGATGACGACGAGCGGGTCAACCGCAATGGTGGCGCGATCGCCCTCGGTCATCCCTTAGGCATGTCGGGCGCCCGCATCACCGGCACGGCGGCACTGGAGCTTCTGGAGACCGGCGGGCAATATTCGCTGTCGACCATGTGCATCGGCGTCGGGCAGGGGATTGCGATAGCGCTTGAAAGGGTTTGA
- a CDS encoding carbohydrate ABC transporter permease — protein sequence MNVSMAHRARHIRFAKDLITVILGIGLLLILAFPFIWVVLISFRPDKEIFTRTFQLFTSVTLENYYTLLQNSPFPNYLRNSLVVCTISTVAAVTISLITAYGFSRNRDFRGRGLLLILVICTQLFPYVILITPLYSMFFAVGLINNPLSLVLSYTAMNLPFAIYLLLGYLDTIPQDLDEAAKLDGASTIQIIFKVILPIAWPGVVTVAVNAFVSAWDEFLFALTLMTADENKTVPVGLAGFFGEYTTQWNLVMTASVISTLPTLVLFMLLQRKLVSDLAAGAVKL from the coding sequence ATGAATGTTTCGATGGCGCATCGGGCTCGGCATATCAGGTTTGCCAAGGACCTGATCACCGTCATTCTGGGTATCGGCCTGCTGCTGATTTTGGCGTTTCCCTTCATTTGGGTGGTGCTGATTTCCTTCCGCCCGGACAAGGAAATATTCACCCGGACGTTTCAGCTGTTCACCAGCGTTACCCTGGAAAACTACTACACTCTCCTTCAAAACTCGCCGTTCCCGAACTACCTCAGAAACAGCCTTGTCGTCTGCACGATCTCGACTGTTGCGGCCGTTACCATCTCGCTGATAACCGCCTATGGCTTTTCGCGGAACCGCGATTTCCGCGGCCGCGGCCTATTGCTGATCCTGGTGATCTGCACGCAGCTCTTTCCCTACGTGATCCTCATCACGCCGCTTTATTCGATGTTTTTCGCCGTGGGGCTGATCAACAATCCGCTGAGCCTGGTTCTGTCCTATACGGCGATGAACCTGCCATTCGCCATCTATCTGCTGCTCGGCTACCTCGACACAATTCCCCAGGATCTCGATGAGGCGGCCAAGCTCGACGGCGCTTCGACGATCCAGATCATCTTCAAGGTCATTCTGCCGATCGCCTGGCCGGGTGTGGTGACGGTCGCGGTCAACGCCTTCGTGTCGGCGTGGGATGAATTTCTGTTTGCCCTGACACTGATGACAGCGGACGAAAACAAGACCGTGCCGGTGGGGCTTGCCGGCTTTTTCGGCGAATACACCACGCAATGGAATCTGGTGATGACGGCGTCGGTGATTTCGACGCTGCCGACACTTGTCCTTTTCATGCTGCTTCAGCGAAAGCTCGTCTCCGATCTCGCGGCCGGTGCAGTGAAGCTGTAG
- a CDS encoding IclR family transcriptional regulator domain-containing protein — translation MRETDFVSGFARGLKVIEAFGETRQRLSIAEASKLTELDRATVRRSLLTLAELGYADYDGKFFTLTPKILRLGHAYLAATPLPALLQPHLDHLSEKAGQSASASVLDGTDIVYIARASQRRVMSINLTPGSRLPAYCASMGRVLLAALAESEARAILARSELKQNTANTRTDPDELIAEFRRVRAEGYAIIDQELEIGLCSIAVPIDNDRGETVAAINIGAPAALVPAAEMKERYLPLLKETQAALRPLLRR, via the coding sequence ATGCGCGAAACGGATTTCGTCAGCGGCTTTGCCCGCGGCCTGAAGGTCATAGAAGCCTTCGGTGAAACAAGGCAGCGGCTTTCGATCGCCGAGGCCTCGAAGCTGACGGAGCTCGACCGCGCCACCGTGCGCCGCTCGCTGCTGACGCTCGCCGAGCTCGGTTATGCCGATTATGACGGCAAGTTCTTCACGCTGACGCCGAAGATCCTGCGTCTTGGCCATGCCTATCTCGCGGCGACGCCGCTGCCGGCGTTGCTGCAGCCGCATCTCGATCATCTTTCGGAAAAGGCCGGCCAGAGCGCTTCGGCTTCGGTGCTCGACGGCACCGACATCGTCTATATCGCCCGCGCTTCGCAGCGCCGCGTCATGTCGATCAATTTGACCCCCGGCAGCCGCCTGCCCGCCTACTGCGCCTCAATGGGCCGCGTGCTGCTCGCGGCTCTCGCCGAGAGCGAGGCACGCGCCATCCTTGCCCGCAGCGAGCTGAAGCAAAACACGGCAAATACCAGGACCGACCCGGACGAGCTGATCGCCGAATTCCGCCGGGTCCGCGCCGAGGGTTACGCCATCATCGATCAGGAGCTGGAGATCGGCCTCTGCTCCATCGCCGTGCCCATCGACAACGACCGCGGCGAAACGGTTGCGGCGATCAATATCGGCGCGCCGGCCGCCCTCGTGCCGGCGGCGGAGATGAAGGAACGCTATCTGCCGCTGCTGAAGGAAACACAGGCTGCGTTGCGGCCGCTGCTGCGCCGGTGA
- a CDS encoding 3-oxoacid CoA-transferase subunit A — protein MDKTVGSTAEAVSEIGDGATVMIGGFGGSGAPIELIHALIDKGSKNLTVINNNAGNGRIGIAAMIDAGMVRKMICSFPRSSDPRAFTDKYLAGEIELELVPQGTLAERIRAGGAGIPAFYTPTAYGTELANGKVIAEFDGRHYVQERWLKADFAIVKAEIGDIQGNLTYNKAGRNFNPLMCMAAAKTIVQVSSIVPAGGIDPEQVVTPGIFVDRVVTVPNPQQEEELIRAGVAYV, from the coding sequence ATGGACAAGACAGTCGGGAGCACGGCGGAAGCCGTCTCTGAGATCGGTGATGGCGCGACCGTCATGATCGGTGGTTTTGGTGGCTCGGGCGCGCCGATCGAGCTTATTCATGCCTTGATCGACAAGGGCTCCAAAAACCTCACGGTGATCAACAACAATGCCGGCAACGGGCGCATCGGTATCGCCGCGATGATCGATGCCGGCATGGTCAGAAAGATGATCTGCTCTTTCCCGCGTTCGTCGGATCCGCGCGCCTTCACCGATAAATATCTGGCCGGCGAAATCGAGCTCGAGCTCGTGCCGCAGGGAACGCTGGCCGAGCGCATCCGCGCCGGCGGGGCCGGCATCCCGGCTTTCTATACGCCGACCGCCTACGGCACCGAACTGGCCAACGGCAAGGTCATCGCCGAATTCGATGGCCGCCATTACGTGCAGGAGCGCTGGCTGAAGGCCGACTTTGCGATCGTGAAGGCTGAGATTGGCGACATCCAGGGCAATCTCACCTACAATAAGGCCGGCCGCAACTTCAATCCGCTGATGTGCATGGCGGCGGCGAAGACCATCGTCCAGGTCTCATCCATCGTTCCGGCCGGCGGCATCGATCCCGAGCAGGTGGTGACACCAGGCATCTTCGTCGATCGCGTCGTCACTGTTCCTAATCCCCAGCAGGAAGAAGAGCTCATTCGAGCCGGAGTGGCCTACGTATGA